From the Pseudomonas putida genome, one window contains:
- the argE gene encoding acetylornithine deacetylase: protein MPLPTLKDQFAALIAAPSVSCTQPALDQSNRQVIDLLAGWLGDLGFSCDIQQVSPGKFNLLASRGSGPGGLVLAGHSDTVPYDEQLWSSDPLKLTEADGRWVGLGSCDMKGFFALIIEAVIPLLEHDFKQPLLILATCDEESSMSGARALAAAGQPLGRAAVIGEPTGLRPIRMHKGILMDRIDILGRSGHSSDPNLGRSAMEAMHEVMGELMGLRRQWQATFSNPQFTVPTPTMNFGCIHGGDNPNRICGQCALEFDLRPLPGMDVEQLRAAIRGKLQPVAERHEVRIDYAPLFPEVPPFEEAADAELVQVAERLTGHRAEAVAFGTEAPYLQQLGCQTIVLGPGDIACAHQPGEYLEMSRIEPTVRLLRDLIRHYCLN, encoded by the coding sequence ATGCCGTTGCCGACGCTGAAAGACCAGTTTGCCGCCTTGATCGCCGCGCCCTCGGTCAGTTGCACCCAACCCGCATTGGACCAGTCCAACCGTCAGGTCATCGACCTGCTGGCCGGCTGGCTGGGCGATCTGGGCTTCAGCTGTGATATCCAGCAGGTCAGCCCCGGCAAGTTCAACCTGCTGGCCAGCCGTGGCAGTGGCCCTGGCGGCCTGGTGCTGGCGGGGCATAGCGACACCGTGCCGTACGACGAACAGCTGTGGTCCAGCGACCCGCTCAAGCTCACCGAGGCCGATGGCCGCTGGGTCGGCCTGGGCAGCTGCGACATGAAAGGCTTTTTCGCCTTGATCATCGAAGCGGTGATCCCGCTGCTGGAGCACGATTTCAAGCAACCGCTGCTGATCCTCGCCACCTGCGATGAAGAAAGCTCCATGTCCGGCGCCCGCGCCTTGGCCGCTGCCGGCCAGCCGCTCGGCCGCGCGGCGGTGATCGGCGAGCCCACTGGCTTGCGGCCGATCCGCATGCACAAGGGCATCCTCATGGACCGCATCGATATCCTCGGGCGCAGCGGCCATTCCTCCGACCCGAACCTGGGCCGCAGCGCGATGGAGGCCATGCACGAGGTGATGGGCGAGTTGATGGGCCTGCGCCGGCAGTGGCAGGCAACCTTCAGCAACCCGCAGTTCACCGTGCCTACGCCCACCATGAACTTCGGCTGCATCCATGGCGGTGACAACCCCAACCGCATCTGCGGCCAGTGCGCCCTGGAGTTCGACCTGCGCCCGCTGCCGGGCATGGATGTCGAACAGCTGCGGGCCGCCATTCGCGGCAAGCTGCAGCCGGTGGCCGAGCGCCATGAGGTACGCATCGACTACGCACCGCTGTTCCCTGAGGTGCCACCCTTCGAGGAGGCCGCCGATGCCGAGCTGGTGCAAGTGGCCGAGCGCCTCACCGGTCATCGGGCCGAAGCGGTGGCGTTCGGTACCGAAGCGCCTTATCTTCAGCAGCTGGGTTGCCAGACCATCGTGCTGGGCCCCGGCGACATCGCCTGCGCCCACCAGCCCGGCGAATACCTTGAAATGTCACGAATCGAGCCTACCGTGCGTCTATTGCGTGACCTGATCCGGCACTACTGCCTGAATTAA
- the argA gene encoding amino-acid N-acetyltransferase — MPEYVNWLRHASPYINAHRDCTFVVMLPGDGVEHPNFGNIVHDLVLLHSLGVRLVLVHGSRPQIESRLADRGLTPHYHRGMRITDAATLDCVIDAVGALRLAIEARLSMDIAASPMQGSRLRVASGNLVTARPIGVLEGVDYHHTGEVRRVDRKGISRLLDERSIVLLSPLGYSPTGEIFNLACEDVATRAAIELGADKLLLFGAEPGLLDENGKLVRELRPQQIAPHLARLGSDYQGELLDAAAEACKGGVARSHIVSYAEDGALLTELFTREGGGTLVSQEQFEVVREATIDDVGGLLELISPLEEQGILVRRSREVLEREIEQFSVVEREGMIIACAALYPIADSQAGELACLAVNPEYRHGGRGDELLERIEGRARQMGLNTLFVLTTRTAHWFRERGFAPSGVERLPAARASLYNYQRNSKIFEKSL, encoded by the coding sequence ATGCCCGAATACGTCAACTGGCTACGTCATGCCTCCCCGTACATCAATGCCCATCGCGACTGCACCTTTGTGGTGATGCTCCCCGGCGATGGGGTTGAACACCCGAATTTCGGCAACATCGTCCACGACCTGGTGCTGCTGCACAGCCTGGGGGTGCGCCTGGTGCTGGTGCATGGTTCGCGCCCGCAAATCGAAAGCCGCCTGGCTGACCGCGGCCTGACCCCGCACTACCACCGGGGCATGCGCATTACCGATGCCGCCACCCTGGACTGCGTGATCGATGCCGTCGGCGCCCTGCGCCTGGCCATCGAGGCGCGCCTGTCGATGGACATCGCCGCCTCACCGATGCAGGGCTCGCGCCTGCGCGTGGCCTCCGGCAACCTGGTCACCGCGCGGCCGATCGGCGTGCTTGAAGGGGTGGACTACCACCACACTGGCGAAGTGCGTCGGGTCGACCGCAAGGGCATCAGCCGCCTGCTCGACGAGCGTTCCATCGTGCTGCTGTCGCCGTTGGGCTACTCGCCCACTGGCGAAATTTTCAACCTGGCCTGCGAAGACGTCGCCACCCGCGCGGCCATCGAGCTGGGCGCCGACAAGCTGCTGCTGTTCGGTGCCGAACCAGGTCTGCTGGATGAAAACGGCAAGCTGGTGCGTGAGCTGCGCCCGCAGCAGATCGCCCCGCATCTGGCGCGCCTGGGCAGCGATTACCAGGGCGAGCTGCTGGATGCCGCCGCCGAGGCCTGCAAAGGTGGCGTGGCACGTAGCCATATCGTCAGTTATGCCGAGGACGGTGCACTGCTGACCGAGCTGTTCACCCGCGAAGGTGGCGGCACGCTGGTGTCGCAGGAGCAGTTCGAAGTGGTGCGCGAGGCGACCATCGACGATGTCGGTGGTTTACTGGAGTTGATCAGCCCGCTGGAAGAACAGGGCATTCTGGTGCGTCGTTCGCGCGAAGTGCTGGAGCGTGAGATCGAGCAGTTCAGTGTGGTCGAGCGTGAGGGCATGATCATCGCCTGTGCGGCGCTGTATCCGATTGCCGATTCGCAGGCGGGTGAACTGGCGTGCCTGGCGGTGAACCCGGAGTACCGCCATGGCGGGCGTGGGGACGAGCTGCTTGAGCGCATCGAGGGGCGGGCGCGGCAGATGGGGTTGAATACCTTGTTCGTGCTTACCACGCGCACGGCGCACTGGTTCCGTGAACGCGGGTTTGCGCCTAGCGGCGTAGAGCGCCTGCCGGCTGCGCGGGCTTCGCTGTACAACTACCAGCGCAATTCGAAGATTTTCGAGAAATCCCTGTAA